The following coding sequences are from one Xiphophorus couchianus chromosome 22, X_couchianus-1.0, whole genome shotgun sequence window:
- the epcam gene encoding epithelial cell adhesion molecule, with protein MKGFILLALAVFAALQTVESACSPCRTMKWVNCDGAPCTCQITLDDSNRPAIDCEKLVSKCFLMKAEMYRRKMGQDVRINIGGKPHEDAIMDNDGIYNPDCENDGKFKAKQCNNTDECWCVNSAGVRRTDKGDKNMNCSKLVETFMIRLELTHKELESNNKVNIQALENSVKNLLQTRYQVDGSLVKNVQYDPDGRYIVIDIEKEKGDRTTNLGNMAYYMEKDLKVSPLFNNQTKVQLNGGSQKLDLNKIVVYYVDEERPTITMQYLTGGIIAVIVVVVLVVVLGLLALFLINRKRQQRYSKTQQREQS; from the exons ATGAAGGGTTTCATCCTCCTGGCCCTGGCTGTCTTTGCAGCTTTGCAAACCGTTGAATCTGCCT GTAGTCCATGTAGAACAATGAAATGGGTCAACTGTGACGGTGCCCCATGTACATGTCAAATCACCCTTGATGACTCAAACAGACCAGCCATCGACTGTGAAAAAT TGGTCTCAAAGTGCTTTTTGATGAAGGCTGAGATGTACAGAAGAAAAATGGGTCAAGACGTCCGTATTAACATCGGTGGAAAGCCACATGAAGACGCCATTATGGACAACGACGGTATCTACAACCCAGACTGTGAGAATGATGGTAAATTCAAGGCCAAGCAGTGCAACAACACAGACGAGTGCTGGTGCGTCAACAGCGCTGGTGTTCGCAGAACCGACAAGGGCGATAAGAACATGAACTGCTCCAAGCTGGTGGAGACATT CATGATTCGTCTTGAGCTGACACACAAAGAACTTGAGTCTAACAATAAAGTGAATATACAAGCTCTGGAAAA TTCCGTAAAAAACCTCCTTCAAACCCGTTACCAGGTCGACGGGAGTctggttaaaaatgttcag TATGACCCTGATGGTCGCTACATTGTGATCGACATAGAGAAGGAGAAAGGAGACCGTACCACTAACCTTGGCAACATGGCCTACTACATGGAGAAAGAT CTGAAGGTCTCCCCTCTGTTCAATAACCAGACCAAGGTCCAGCTGAACGGGGGCAGCCAGAAACTGGACCTGAATAAGATTGTGGTGTACTACGTAGATGAGGAGCGTCCAACTATCACCATGCAGTACCTGACTGGTGGCATCATTGCCGTCATTGTGGTCGTGGTGCTGGTTGTGGTCTTAGGCCTTCTGGCTCTG TTCCTCATTAATCGGAAACGGCAGCAGCGCTACAGCAAGACTCAG CAAAGGGAGCAGTCCTAA